In Montipora foliosa isolate CH-2021 chromosome 13, ASM3666993v2, whole genome shotgun sequence, one DNA window encodes the following:
- the LOC137982109 gene encoding transmembrane protein 145-like yields the protein MAASERMWMLQMLTLCLNVLYVRNSCAKIVEGTLSSKEDWVFLARFCYKDSIGQLKYHFEYPKEYETQNIILYFDTQWPRVYPQEGMKCIDREDKVYKGNNQIINLTTSYIWSGCNEQEVLGSKHLICDGDRNFRSSRERWWYIALSNCQSTKGLQVKYRLEMTNGNNSWGKQFSADERYILPMDIGFFVAFVIVWVLSAYVAKILASRRLFHVSYKLFMTSVTFEAISLMLFLIYYDKFGKTGFETYGIKVVARGSNYVAHVVFLIMLILMAKGWTVTRGRISSSGQIKLSIFGTVYTLCFAILFFYEASVFDPGQVLYIYESAAGVGICVLRVIAWLWFCYGTFFTLKHFPNKCNFYYPFWFFYTGWFLAGPVVVVIATFKIPKWQRAQVVNGLEWGISFLAHCVFLVITRPSAANLNFPFHMRTNQIGIQEAPPARPAENGVAYYLRPGPDDPPPYYAQGNGHFTDISSMFLGSGVANGIKPTNTPMNGLQNGIYTCNGPPVMQHGQSVPKPRS from the exons ATGGCGGCGAGTGAACGGATGTGGATGTTACAGATGTTAACGTTATGTCTAAACGTACTTTACGTCAGAAATTCATGTGCGAAAATTGTTGAAGGAACACTCAGCTCTAAAGAG GACTGGGTTTTCTTGGCAAGATTTTGTTACAAGGATTCCATAGGACAATTGAAATATCACTTTGAGTACCCCAAG GAATATGAGACACAGAATATAATTCTTTATTTTGATACCCAGTGGCCTAGAGTTTACCCTCAGGAGGGCATG AAATGCATAGACAGAGAAGACAAAGTATATAAAGGAAATAACCAAATTATTAACCTCACAACCTCCTACATATGGTCTGGATGTAACGAGCAGGAAGTTCTTGGCAGCAAACATCTCATTTGTGATG GGGATCGCAATTTTCGTTCGAGCCGTGAGAGATGGTGGTACATAGCTTTGAGTAACTGCCAATCAACAAAG GGCTTGCAAGTAAAGTACAGACTAGAAATGACAAATGGAAACAATTCATGGGGAAAGCAGTTTTCAGCAGATGAGCGAT ATATTCTTCCAATGGATATAGGTTTCTTTGTAGCATTTGTAATAGTCTGGGTATTGTCAGCTTATGTTGCAA AAATATTAGCATCTCGAAgactctttcatgtttcctACAAGTTGTTTATGACCTCTGTCACTTTTGAAG CTATCAGCTTGATGCTCTTCTTAATCTACTATGACAAATTTGGAAAGACTGGCTTTGAAACATATGGAATTAAAGTAGTTG CACGTGGGAGCAATTATGTCGCTCATGTTGTGTTTCTAATCATGCTAATTTTGATGGCAAAAGGGTGGACTGTTACAAG AGGGCGTATCAGTTCTTCTGGTCAAATTAAGCTTAGCATCTTTGGCACAGTGTACACCCTTTGTTTTGCCATCCTTTTCTTCTATGAAGCGTCT gtatTTGACCCTGGTCAAGTTCTCTATATTTATGAGAGTGCAGCAGGTGTAGGGATTTGTGTCCTGCGAGTGATT GCATGGCTGTGGTTCTGCTATGGCACATTCTTCACTTTGAAGCATTTCCCCAACAAGTGTAACTTTTACTATCCATTCTGGTTTTTCTATACAGGATG gTTTCTTGCTGGGCCAGTAGTTGTTGTAATTGCAACATTCAAAATACCGAAGTGGCAAAG GGCTCAAGTGGTTAATGGCCTAGAATGGGGCATCTCCTTTTTGGCGCACTGTGTTTTCTTG GTCATAACGAGACCTTCAGCAGCAAATTTAAATTTTCCATTTCACATGAGAACTAATCAG ATTGGTATCCAAGAAGCACCTCCCGCAAGACCTGCAGAAAATGGTGTGGCATACTACCTCCGGCCTGGTCCAGATGACCCACCACCATATTATGCTCAAGGAAATGGTCACTTCACAGACATATCATCAATGTTTTTAGGAAGTGGGGTGGCTAATGGAATCAAG CCAACAAATACACCCATGAATGGACTACAAAATGGAATTTATACATGTAATGGGCCTCCTGTTATGCAACATGGTCAGTCTGTACCAAAACCAAGGTCATAA